In Elaeis guineensis isolate ETL-2024a chromosome 1, EG11, whole genome shotgun sequence, a genomic segment contains:
- the LOC105036647 gene encoding LOW QUALITY PROTEIN: glutamyl-tRNA reductase-binding protein, chloroplastic (The sequence of the model RefSeq protein was modified relative to this genomic sequence to represent the inferred CDS: inserted 1 base in 1 codon) codes for MPLLRHALLFPTLPSPLPTPALPKNAPLSSPHRYSTRGFPSSRGLLRCSLVSVSPDMPPTXGESRGTRPSPAEVSRTIMELSSRGTLSTLTPDGWPIGIGARFVVDARGAPALCLNQPDSLIAIGGRSSFHVQFEQSRSRTPQCTLLGSLSKPDDELLLKKLCTKWEMKFREEADEDLVYLISIERVHHMEDFRETGVWMTSSEYINADPDPIRNFAEKIVDEMNLQHAEDVQRLCNVYVDSGFEVTDAKMIWVDRLGFDLYICSGEGVFAARIPFPREVEDEKGVKSSFNFMSHLAWEVEKNYVVPDFEKLTCMKKIRSNRQTSKRMPHSQIFEKYQND; via the exons ATGCCTCTCCTTCGCCATGCCCTGCTCTTCCCCACGCTTCCTTCTCCTCTCCCAACCCCCGCTCTCCCAAAGAACGCTCCTTTGTCCTCTCCCCATCGCTACTCCACTCGCGGATTCCCCTCCTCCCGCGGCCTACTGCGATGCTCTCTTGTCTCCGTTTCCCCCGATATGCCCCCCA AAGGGGAGTCCCGGGGGACCCGTCCCTCGCCGGCCGAGGTCTCGAGGACCATCATGGAGCTCTCCTCAAGGGGCACACTCTCCACGCTGACCCCCGACGGGTGGCCGATCGGCATCGGCGCCCGCTTCGTCGTCGATGCCCGGGGTGCGCCCGCCCTGTGCCTGAACCAGCCCGATAGCTTGATCGCCATCGGCGGTCGCTCCAGCTTCCATGTACAG TTCGAGCAGAGCAGATCACGGACTCCTCAGTGCACGCTGCTCGGGAGTCTGAGCAAACCTGATGATGAATTGCTTCTGAAG aagcTTTGTACAAAATGGGAGATGAAATTTAGAGAAGAAGCGGATGAAGACCTTGTCTATTTAATTTCTATAGAAAGGGTGCACCACATGGAAGATTTCAGGGAG ACTGGTGTGTGGATGACCTCTTCAGAATATATAAATGCAGACCCTGATCCTATCCGGAACTTTGCTGAAAAAATTGTGGACGAGATGAATCTCCAACATGCTGAAGATGTTCAGCGATTATGCAATGTTTATGTGGATTCAGGATTTGAG GTAACAGATGCAAAGATGATTTGGGTTGATAGGCTAGGTTTTGACTTGTATATTTGTTCTGGGGAAGGAGTATTTGCAGCTCGAATCCCTTTTCCAAGAGAAGTAGAAGATGAAAAGGGTGTGAAATCATCATTTAATTTCATGTCTCATCTTGCGTGGGAGGTTGAGAAGAATTATGTTGTTCcagattttgagaaactgacGTGCATGAAGAAGATAAG aagtAATCGACAAACCTCGAAAAGGATGCCTCACTCACAGAtatttgaaaaatatcaaaatgacTAA
- the LOC105039227 gene encoding cyclic nucleotide-gated ion channel 17-like — translation MCGSKVIDEAEMNKERAVRFYSDEKDQAKPMYHIQRPGRIDASIPWGRSFGRSRVFPECDKSWQKQILDPGSHVMLIWNRAFLAACLVSLFIDPLFFYLPLIEPHTYYSCVKMDRHLNITITCVRSLVDLFYILHIIVKFHTAFVAPSSRVFGRGELVMDPREIGRRYMRSDFFIDFAAALPVPQIVIWLVMPAIRNRDANHKYTALALIILIQYMLRLYLIFLLRNQIIKSAGVVTKTAWAGAAYNLLLFMLASHVIGAVWYLLSISRQITCWKSECQMENMNGTTCDLKFLDCDISNGKARQLWATKTNVFSNCDANNQSITFNYGIFSNSLKNDVVSADFIEKYFYCLWWGLLNLSSYGQTLTPSTFIGETTFAILIVIIGLVLFALLIGNMQTYLQSITKRVEEWRLKRTDTEEWMEHRQLPHDLRERVRGFVQYKWLATRGVDEESTLQALPADLRRDIRRHLSLDLVRRVPFFSEMDDQLLDAICLRLVSWLSTEGTCIVREGDPVTEMLFIIRGRLESSTTDGGRTGFFNSIILRPGDFCGEELLTWALLPKSNVNLPSSTRTVRALVEVEAFALRAEDLKFVANQFKRMHSKKLQHTFHFHSHHWRTWAACFIQAAWRRYKRRKMANDLNRWESFSSIPDDYEQTTNESGHEDEFFSSSVNPSHPVKNLEALKSASNLAASFRKSQTVKAIDMPTKFLKPSEPDFSADPYD, via the exons ATGTGTGGGTCCAAGGTAATTGATGAGGCGGAGATGAACAAGGAGAGAGCCGTAAG GTTCTATTCTGATGAAAAGGACCAGGCTAAACCCATGTACCACATACAAAGACCTGGTAGAATTGATGCTAGTATACCATGGGGAAGAAGCTTTGGAAGGTCAAGGGTATTCCCTGAGTGTGACAAGTCATGGCAAAAGCAGATACTGGATCCTGGAAGCCATGTTATGCTGATATGGAACCGGGCTTTTCTTGCTGCATGCTTGGTTTCTCTTTTTATAGATCCTTTGTTCTTTTACTTGCCTTTGATTGAACCCCATACATATTACTCATGTGTTAAAATGGACCGACACCTGAACATTACCATCACTTGTGTGCGGTCACTTGTCGACTTATTCTATATCTTGCACATCATTGTAAAATTTCACACTGCGTTTGTGGCCCCAAGCTCCAGAGTATTTGGGAGGGGAGAGCTTGTCATGGATCCAAGAGAGATTGGAAGGAGATATATGAGATCAGATTTCTTCATTGACTTTGCAGCAGCCTTGCCTGTTCCACAG ATTGTCATCTGGTTGGTGATGCCTGCAATAAGAAACCGTGATGCCAATCATAAATATACTGCCTTGGCACTGATTATTCTCATTCagtatatgcttagattatatctcatatttcttttaaGGAATCAAATTATTAAATCTGCTGGGGTTGTTACAAAAACTGCTTGGGCAGGAGCTGCATACAATTTACTACTATTCATGTTAGCAAGCCAT GTCATAGGAGCTGTTTGGTATCTTTTGTCAATCAGCCGGCAGATTACATGCTGGAAATCAGAATGCCAGATGGAGAATATGAATGGAACAACTTGTGATCTTAAATTTCTAGATTGTGACATTTCAAACGGGAAAGCTCGCCAACTTTGGGCAACTAAAACAAATGTTTTCTCAAACTGTGATGCAAATAATCAAAGCATCACTTTCAACTATGGCATATTCAGTAATTCATTGAAAAATGATGTCGTCTCCGCAGACTTCATTGAGAAATACTTCTATTGCCTTTGGTGGGGCTTGCTTAATTTGAG CTCATATGGCCAGACTCTGACACCAAGCACCTTCATTGGTGAAACGACATTTGCCATATTGATAGTTATCATTGGTCTTGTCTTGTTTGCTCTGTTGATCGGCAACATGCag ACCTACCTGCAATCTATTACCAAAAGGGTTGAAGAGTGGAGGCTGAAGCGAACAGACACTGAAGAGTGGATGGAACATCGCCAACTCCCTCATGACTTGCGGGAACGTGTCCGAGGGTTTGTTCAGTACAAGTGGCTTGCAACACGGGGAGTAGATGAAGAGAGTACTCTGCAAGCTTTACCTGCAGATCTTCGTCGAGATATTAGACGTCACCTAAGCTTAGACCTTGTTCGCCGT GTCCCTTTCTTCTCAGAGATGGATGATCAGCTCCTTGATGCCATATGTTTGCGTCTTGTATCCTGGCTGAGCACAGAAGGCACCTGCATAGTTCGTGAGGGTGACCCTGTGACGGAGATGCTTTTCATAATCCGTGGAAGATTAGAGAGCTCCACCACTGATGGGGGCAGAACAGGTTTCTTCAACTCCATTATTCTTAGACCTGGTGATTTCTGTGGTGAAGAGCTGCTCACATGGGCACTGCTTCCCAAGTCCAACGTCAACCTGCCCTCTTCCACCCGGACTGTGAGAGCTCTTGTTGAAGTAGAGGCCTTCGCCTTACGAGCAGAGGACCTCAAGTTTGTTGCTAACCAATTTAAAAGAATGCACAGCAAGAAGCTGCAGCACACATTCCACTTCCATTCCCACCATTGGAGGACATGGGCTGCCTGCTTCATCCAGGCAGCATGGCGTCGGTACAAGAGAAGAAAAATGGCTAACGATCTGAATAGGTGGGAGTCGTTCTCCTCCATACCTGATGACTATGAGCAAACAACCAATGAGTCTGGACATGAGGATGAGTTCTTTAGCAGCTCTGTCAATCCTTCCCATCCTGTCAAGAATCTGGAGGCCTTGAAATCAGCATCTAATTTAGCTGCAAGTTTTAGGAAGTCTCAGACGGTGAAGGCTATTGACATGCCCACCAAGTTCCTGAAGCCAAGTGAACCCGACTTCTCTGCTGATCCCTATGATTAG